The genomic stretch TTCCGCCTTCGCGCTTCGCGCTTCCGCCTTCGCGCCTCGCGCTTCGGCGGACAAGTCGGCGGACGAGTTGGGCCCCTCGTCCCTGGGCCCCTCGCCCTCGCAAGGGGCCACCGCCCAACGGAACGTCAAGACGATGTACGCGGAGCTGTGCTCCAGCTGCCACGGACCGACCCTCGCCGGGGGCCAGGCGCCCAGCCTGCTAGACGACACGTGGAACTTCGGCGGAGACGATGAGAGCATCGCGCAGAGCATTCGGGATGGGCGGCCGTCGACTGCGATGCCGCCATTCAAGGCGGCATTGAGCGAGCAGGAGATCCGCGCGCTGGTCATCTATATCCGCGAAGAGCGGGAACGGGCAGAACGTGATCCGACGACGGCGGGTGCCCGGCGCGGCGCGCCTGCGCCGCTTCCGAAAGGGACACTCCAGAGCGAGAGGCACGCGTTCAAGATCGAGCTCGTAGCCGATGGCCTCGACAACCCCTGGGGCATCGCATGGCTCCCCGACGGACGGATGCTGGTGACCGAGCGGCCGGGGCGGCTGCGAATCATCGAGCGGGATCGGCTCTTGGTCGAGCCCATCGCCGGGGTGCCGCCGGTCTGGGAGGAGCAGGACGGCGGCCTGATGGATGTGGAAGCTCACCCGCAGTTTGCGGCCAACGGCTGGATCTATTTGTCGTTCAGTGAGGAAGGCCGCACGCCAGGCACCTCTGCCACGAGAATCATTCGCGCGCGCTTACGCGAGAATCGGCTCGTCGACCAGAAGACCCTGTTCCAGCCGTCGCCCGAGCTCTATTGGGAAGACAACACGCACTTCGGCTCCCGTTTCCTCTTCGACCAACGTGGTCACCTCTTCTATTCGATTGGTGACCGCGGGCACGACGGCGACGCGCAGGAGCTCTCGAGCCCTTACGGTAAGCTACATCGCGTCGATGACGAGGGTCGGCCGGCAGACGGCAATCCTTTCGCCGATCGCCCTGGGGCGCTCGCAAGCATCTGGAGCTACGGGCATCGCAACCAGCAAGGCTTGGCGTTTCACCCGATCACCGGCGACCTTTGGGCGGCGGAGCACGGGCCGCGCGGTGGCGACGAGCTGAACCGCGTCGAGCGGGGACGGAACTACGGATGGCCCACGATCACGTATGGGATGAACTACGACGGCACACCCATCACGGATCGTACGACCCAGGACGGCATGGAGCAGCCAGTGGTCCAGTGGACACCATCGATTGCGGTGTGCGCCATCGCCTTTTACACTGGCGATCGCTTTCCCCGCTGGAGGCATGACATGTTTGCCACGGCACTCGCGCATCAGGAGCTACGTCGCATCAGGATCGAGGGAGGAACCGTGGTGCACCAGGAGGTTCTGTTCAAGGGGCTCGGCCGCGTGCGCGATGTCGCGACCGGTCCCGACGGGTATTTGTACGTCGCCCTCAACATGCCGGGGCGCATCGTCCGGCTGGTGCCGTCGCAATAGGAGTGGGCCGAGGGGCCTGACGTGCGCTACAACGAGACCGTCGCGCGTGGTTTCCGCCTTCGCGCTTGCGCTTCGGCGGACAAGTAGGCCGCGCGCTGACAGGAGGAACCGATGAAAACATCCGTCTCACGCTTGTTCGATCGCAGGAGCTTCGTCAAGTCATTCGGCGTCGGCGCCGCCGGCCTCGGTGCCGCCAGTCTCGTCACGGACGAGAGCCTCGAGGCCATTACCCAGAACGTACAGACGGCATCCAAGCCCTCCGACCTCAAGATTACGGATCTGCGTACGGCGGTCGTGGTCAAGGCACCGATGACGTGCCCGCTCATCCGAATCGACACCAACCAGGGGATCTCCGGCTACGGCGAGGTCCGCGATGGCGCGCACGAGAAGTACGCCCTGTTCCTCAAGAGCCGCATTCTCGGCGAGAACCCCTGCAACGTCGACAAGATCTTCCGCAAGATCAAGCAGTTCGGTCATCACGCGCGACAGGCCGGCGGCGTCTGCGGTGTGGAGATGGCGCTGTGGGATCTCGCGGGCAAGGCTTACGGCGTGCCTGCCTTTCAAATGCTCGGCGGCAGGTTCCGAGACCGCGTTCGCCTCTATGCCGACACGAGGCAAGGGGCAGACGCAACCGAGCAGGGCAAGCTGCTCAAGGAGCGTATGGACCGCGGCATCACGTTCCTGAAGCAGGACTTCGGCATCGGCCTGCTGAGGGACATTCCAGGAACGCTCTCGATGCCGCTCGGCTACGAGTACCGTGGGAGCCAAAACGTGATGCACCCGTTCACCGGCATCGAGATTACGGACAAGGGCATCGAATGGCTCTCGGACTACGTGGGAGAGATTCGCACCGTCGTTGGCTCCGAGATCCCGCTATCGACCGATCATTACGGGCATATCGGCGTCAACAGCTGCATCAAGCTGGCGCGAGCCATGGAAAAGCACAATCTTGCCTGGATGGAGGACATGGTGCCGTGGCAGCTTGGCGAGCTGATGAAGCAGATCAAGGACAGCACAACGGTTCCCATCCTGACGGGCGAGGATATCTACCTGAAGGAAGAGTTCATCAAACTGATCGACATGGGCGC from Luteitalea sp. encodes the following:
- a CDS encoding glucose sorbosone dehydrogenase yields the protein MYAELCSSCHGPTLAGGQAPSLLDDTWNFGGDDESIAQSIRDGRPSTAMPPFKAALSEQEIRALVIYIREERERAERDPTTAGARRGAPAPLPKGTLQSERHAFKIELVADGLDNPWGIAWLPDGRMLVTERPGRLRIIERDRLLVEPIAGVPPVWEEQDGGLMDVEAHPQFAANGWIYLSFSEEGRTPGTSATRIIRARLRENRLVDQKTLFQPSPELYWEDNTHFGSRFLFDQRGHLFYSIGDRGHDGDAQELSSPYGKLHRVDDEGRPADGNPFADRPGALASIWSYGHRNQQGLAFHPITGDLWAAEHGPRGGDELNRVERGRNYGWPTITYGMNYDGTPITDRTTQDGMEQPVVQWTPSIAVCAIAFYTGDRFPRWRHDMFATALAHQELRRIRIEGGTVVHQEVLFKGLGRVRDVATGPDGYLYVALNMPGRIVRLVPSQ
- a CDS encoding mandelate racemase/muconate lactonizing enzyme family protein, with translation MKTSVSRLFDRRSFVKSFGVGAAGLGAASLVTDESLEAITQNVQTASKPSDLKITDLRTAVVVKAPMTCPLIRIDTNQGISGYGEVRDGAHEKYALFLKSRILGENPCNVDKIFRKIKQFGHHARQAGGVCGVEMALWDLAGKAYGVPAFQMLGGRFRDRVRLYADTRQGADATEQGKLLKERMDRGITFLKQDFGIGLLRDIPGTLSMPLGYEYRGSQNVMHPFTGIEITDKGIEWLSDYVGEIRTVVGSEIPLSTDHYGHIGVNSCIKLARAMEKHNLAWMEDMVPWQLGELMKQIKDSTTVPILTGEDIYLKEEFIKLIDMGAVDMIHPDLASSGGLLETKKIGDYAMEHGVAMAMHFAGSPVSFMANVHCAAATENFIALEHHSMDIPWWEDLVTSPKPLVEKGFAIVPELPGLGVELNEEVVKQHLRPDSGYFDPTPEWDEMRTNDRLWS